From Panicum hallii strain FIL2 chromosome 2, PHallii_v3.1, whole genome shotgun sequence, a single genomic window includes:
- the LOC112879510 gene encoding 60S acidic ribosomal protein P2A, giving the protein MKFVAAYLLAVLAGNPSPSAEDLSAILESVGCEIDNEKMELLLSQLSGKDITELIAAGREKFASVPCGGGGVAVAAAAPAAGGAAPAAEAKKEEKVEEKEESDDDMGFSLFD; this is encoded by the exons ATGAAGTTTGTTGCTGCCTATCTGCTTGCTGTCCTCGCTGGCAACCCCAGCCCCTCCGCGGAGGATTTGTCGGCCATTCTGGAGTCAG TTGGCTGTGAAATTGACAATGAAAAGATGGAGCTCCTGCTGTCCCAACTGAGTGGCAAGGACATTACCGAGCTCATTGCTGCAGGCAGGGAGAAGTTTGCTTCCGTCCCATGCGGCGGTGGTGGTGTGGCTGTCGCGGCAGCTGCCCCAGCTGCTGGTGGAGCTGCTCCTGCAGCTGAGGCGAAGAAGGAAGAGAAGGTGGAGGAGAAGGAAGAAAGTGATGAT